Proteins co-encoded in one Gossypium arboreum isolate Shixiya-1 chromosome 11, ASM2569848v2, whole genome shotgun sequence genomic window:
- the LOC108473352 gene encoding cysteine-tryptophan domain-containing zinc finger protein 3 isoform X2: MEEAELEEGEACSYSNNNDDYDAENDLSSLSYIDEKIQHVLGHFQKDFEGGVSAENLGAKFGGYGSFLPTYTRSPSWPHPKSPPKVQSSDAPRSLNNMSLEDGRHNLAYRVSGSESLRPGLPLSNFGTLLALKASSVNDSIQQEVSLTSTHDDELASKCDFASNNAANLPDLKTLKVRIKVGSDNLTEKSAAIYSGLGLDISPSSSLEESPSESEGMYRQTQDQIIFESPTSILQSMTSFPVPGDTLLSPLPDHLLNLIVKKKIPEGNKSDAGKDDGTLFVDNKAKSLEKKDFPVERKSSSSRETRIKNGLMLKKEVDIVDTLACEELVSKTLKLPLLSNSYSSVDKVKSKGMTRKKGVHDVAMEDSPGPILSQEIEWENPRAGSARKVLEEQKTSVLDGIPGYARKHGYDKADKTCDSVKADSNTVKGGKALNSESVDPPKQKICLGATSHKQDNMKLPPTKEHTSSGGKRKPTGSQGHGSLTTEVQKESSRVDSSSIMKHKQTVNLNNYTNKRESGNEKLERPFQKAEDRYRDIFGDIGESEQEENQTSSLEIHSEDQLKEAHETEKNTSSINSAHNDRLSGKKTEYLLATKSYTRTTVDFASNSANASVAGTSLATAAPTLIIENWVRCDKCQKWRLLPININPADLPEKWLCSMLDWLPAMNRCNVDEDETTKAVLALYNVPAVESRTNLQSNSGNIMSRLPSANALQPEQNQQSFGSRVMPPAGRKKDSLKEISNAMLTPMKKNMQSSIQSGSLNGVIQFPVVGESGLQHPSQCDLPVKKHKNKSKEKHKLVEHSSDGGDARTSNMKGKRTTEQDSLRASKKIKVESSRLADEDWMFEHAGKSTSNGLPNTSVGKDQPKNSEGSSYKDSSDKDRQQVSGKRPKNKVGVPLTDGSLDLANCDGGAVSRKREVDDCINSQLFTDSFQSMGNYLQENRVFVKEEFCENDYRREKKARASKSGGKDSSASKSSGTLEKKGRHTKNRQSGQDLGSPRRRSDGEDNGGSERSGTIRKEKTSAAVQQGYLESSVLDIQDKDVDQLGVSKAKAPIESSHDIRKGEFINASVDYLRQEVQCAGKSIIMDERHNEESQNDNRGNPNVSYPRKSGKGLSQSKDRNRNFKSGSADEQPDCAPCEVKSMDGRNKFQEWPGVKSNESVNRLDDDKEALRKLSGESSKRENYSSVGQSDAKPDASGGQDLMSTMKQNLLQESNSEGYTKSFHSEKYDRAEIASGRGNSLSLPPAGGTQNEMLTGRPRPVSGSQKGNRADRPQADDALKVQKQVKKADHQNGTQHSSSRNTSGGCRIRDVDAPSPMRKDSSSQAATNALKEAKDLKHLADRLKNSGSNVESTALYFQAALKFLHSASLLESCNSESNKHGDMIQSMQMYSSTAKLCEFCAHEYERLKDMAAASLAYKCMEVAYMRVIYSSHANASRDRRELQTALQMVPPGESPSSSASDVDNLNHPTTADKVAFPKGLSSPQVAGNHVISARNRPNFVRLLNFAQDVNHAMEASRKSRSTFAAANFSSGGAESGEAITSVKKALDYNFQDVEGVLRLVRVAMEALNH, translated from the exons ATGGAAGAGGCTGAGCTTGAAGAAGGAGAGGCTTGCTCTTATAGTAACAATAACGACGATTATGATGCGGAAAATGATCTATCTTCTCTCTCTTACATA GATGAGAAAATTCAACATGTTCTTGGACATTTTCAAAAGGATTTTGAAGGTGGAGTTTCTGCAGAGAATCTGG GAGCAAAGTTTGGTGGGTATGGATCGTTCTTACCGACTTATACACGTTCTCCTAGTTGGCCTCATCCGAAGAGTCCGCCCAAAGTTCAGAGTTCTGATGCACCTAGGTCCCTAAACAATATGTCATTAGAG GATGGCCGTCATAACTTAGCATATCGGGTAAGTGGTTCTGAGTCACTTAGGCCTGGACTACCTCTTTCAAATTTTGGAACCCTCCTTGCTTTGAAGGCATCGTCTGTGAATGATTCGATTCAACAAGAGGTCAGCCTAACATCCACTCATGATGATGAGCTTGCCTCTAAGTGCGATTTTGCAAGCAATAATGCTGCCAATCTGCCAGACCTGAAGACATTGAAGGTGCGAATCAAAGTGGGTTCAGATAACTTGACGGAAAAGAGTGCTGCAATATACAGTGGTCTTGGCCTTGATATTTCACCATCTTCCTCCTTAGAGGAGAGCCCCTCAGAAAGTGAAGGGATGTATCGGCAGACTCAAGATCAAATAATATTTGAATCTCCAACTAGTATTCTTCAG TCTATGACTTCCTTTCCTGTACCTGGGGACACACTGCTATCACCTCTCCCTGATCATCTACTTAACTTGATTGTAAAGAAAAAGATTCCAGAAGGGAATAAATCAGATGCTGGAAAGGATGATGGAACATTATTTGTTGACAATAAAGCAAAGTCACTGGAGAAAAAAGATTTTCCAGTAGAAAGGAAGAGTAGCAGTAGCAGGGAAACAAGGATTAAGAATGGTCTTATGTTGAAGAAGGAAGTTGATATTGTTGACACATTGGCTTGCGAGGAGCTTGTTTCAAAAACACTGAAGCTTCCTCTCTTATCTAATTCATATTCTTCTGTTGACAAGGTAAAAAGTAAGGGCATGACAAGAAAAAAAGGTGTCCATGATGTTGCTATGGAGGATTCACCAGGGCCAATACTTTCCCAAGAGATTGAGTGGGAGAATCCAAGGGCTGGTTCAGCTCGAAAGGTTTTGGAGGAACAAAAGACAAGTGTTCTAGATGGTATTCCAGGCTATGCTAGGAAGCATGGGTATGATAAAGCAGACAAAACTTGTGATTCTGTCAAAGCTGACTCTAATACTGTAAAAGGTGGCAAAGCTCTAAATAGCGAATCGGTGGATCCTCCCAAGCAGAAGATCTGCCTGGGAGCTACATCGCATAAGCAAGATAATATGAAGTTACCTCCCACCAAGGAGCATACCTCTTCTGGTGGAAAAAGAAAACCAACAGGCAGTCAGGGTCATGGCAGTCTAACTACAGAGGTGCAAAAAGAAAGCTCGAGGGTTGATTCTTCTTCGATTATGAAACATAAGCAGACTGTTAACTTGAACAATTATACAAACAAAAGGGAATCGGGAAACGAAAAATTAGAAAGGCCATTTCAAAAGGCTGAAGATAGGTATAGAGATATTTTTGGTGATATTGGAGAATCTGAACAGGAAGAGAACCAAACAAGCTCATTGGAAATTCATTCTGAAGATCAGCTGAAGGAAGCTCATGAGACTGAGAAAAACACATCATCAATTAACAGTGCACACAATGATAGACTAAGTGGGAAGAAAACTGAGTATTTATTGGCAACCAAATCATATACTAGAACAACTGTGGATTTTGCATCCAACTCTGCCAACGCGAGTGTTGCTGGAACTTCCCTTGCAACTGCAGCTCCTACATTGATAATTGAAAATTGGGTTCGCTGTGATAAGTGCCAGAAGTGGCGTCTTCTTCCAATAAACATAAATCCTGCTGACTTACCTGAGAAGTGGTTATGTAGCATGCTTGACTGGCT GCCTGCAATGAATCGCTGCAATGTTGATGAGGATGAAACTACAAAAGCTGTTTTGGCGTTGTATAATGTTCCTGCTGTAGAGAGTCGAACTAATCTGCAAAGTAATTCTGGCAATATTATGTCTAGATTACCCTCTGCCAATGCTTTGCAACCTGAACAAAACCAACAAAGTTTTGGTTCACGTGTCATGCCACCTGCTGGAAGGAAGAAAGACAGTTTAAAAGAAATATCAAATGCCATGCTAACTcctatgaagaagaacatgcagtCCTCAATCCAGTCTGGAAGCCTGAATGGTGTGATTCAATTTCCTGTGGTAGGTGAATCTGGTTTACAACATCCAAGTCAATGTGATTTGCCTGTCAAGAAACACAAAAATAAGTCGAAAGAGAAGCATAAATTGGTGGAACATAGTTCTGATGGAG GTGATGCTAGAACTTCAAACATGAAAGGCAAAAGGACCACTGAACAAGATTCTTTAAGGGCCTCCAAGAAAATTAAGGTTGAAAGTTCTCGTCTTGCTGATGAAGATTGGATGTTTGAGCATGCTGGTAAGAGCACAAGTAATGGTTTGCCTAATACATCAGTAGGAAAGGATCAACCTAAAAACAGCGAAGGGTCTTCTTATAAGGACTCATCAGATAAGGACAGGCAACAGGTCTCTGGTAAAAGACCAAAGAACAAAGTTGGGGTTCCCTTAACTGATGGATCACTGGATCTGGCAAATTGTGATGGTGGGGCAGTTTCAAGAAAGAGGGAAGTTGATGATTGTATTAATAGTCAATTGTTTACAGACTCCTTCCAAAGTATGGGTAATTACCTCCAGGAAAACAGAGTATTTGTGAAGGAAGAGTTCTGCGAGAATGACTACAGGAGGGAAAAGAAGGCCAGGGCATCCAAGTCTGGAGGGAAGGATTCCTCTGCAAGTAAAAGCAGCGGTACACTGGAGAAAAAGGGTAGACACACAAAGAATCGCCAAAGTGGGCAAGATCTAG GTAGTCCTAGAAGACGCTCAGATGGTGAAGATAATGGTGGGAGTGAGAGGTCAGGGACAATAAGGAAGGAAAAAACTTCTGCTGCAGTTCAACAAGGGTACCTTGAGTCCTCTGTACTTGATATTCAGGATAAGGATGTTGATCAATTAGGTGTCAGTAAAGCTAAGGCACCAATTGAGTCTTCTCATGATATCAGAAAAGGCGAGTTTATTAATGCTAGTGTTGATTATTTACGTCAAGAGGTCCAATGTGCTGGTAAATCAATAATAATGGATGAACGCCATAATGAGGAAAGTCAGAATGACAATCGTGGCAATCCCAATGTCTCTTATCCAAGAAAATCTGGCAAGGGGTTGTCACAGTCAAAGGACAGGAATCGTAATTTTAAATCTGGTTCTGCTGATGAACAGCCAGATTGTGCTCCCTGTGAGGTAAAATCTATGGATGGTAGAAATAAATTTCAGGAGTGGCCTGGAGTCAAGTCCAATGAAAGTGTGAATAGACTTGATGATGATAAAGAAGCTCTTAGAAAGTTGTCAGGTGAGAGTAGTAAAAGAGAGAATTATTCAAGTGTTGGTCAGTCAGATGCTAAACCAGATGCCTCTGGAGGTCAAGATTTAATGTCAACTATGAAGCAGAATCTTCTGCAGGAAAGCAATAGTGAAGGATATACAAAGAGTTTCCACTCTGAAAAATATGATCGTGCAGAAATTGCTTCTGGGAGAGGGAACTCGTTATCATTGCCGCCTGCAGGAGGAACTCAAAATGAGATGCTGACTGGTCGCCCCCGCCCAGTTTCTGGGTCCCAGAAGGGAAACAGAGCTGACAGACCACAAGCTGATGATGCATTGAAGGTACAAAAGCAAGTAAAGAAGGCTGATCATCAAAATGGGACTCAACACAGTAGTTCAAGAAATACATCAGGTGGATGTAGGATCAGGGATGTTGATGCCCCAAGTCCAATGAGAAAGGATTCCTCAAGTCAGGCAGCTACCAATGCTTTGAAGGAGGCTAAAGATTTAAAGCATCTGGCTGATCGTCTCAAG AATTCTGGATCAAATGTGGAGAGCACAGCACTTTACTTCCAGGCAGCACTGAAGTTTCTTCATAGTGCTTCTCTACTAGAATCTTGCAACAGCGAGAGTAACAAACATGGCGATATGATTCAGTCCATGCAAATGTACAGTAGCACTGCAAAACTCTGCGA GTTTTGTGCCCATGAGTATGAGAGACTAAAGGACATGGCTGCTGCCTCTTTGGCCTACAAGTGTATGGAGGTGGCCTATATGAGAGTAATCTATTCCTCCCATGCCAATGCAAGTAGGGACCGGCGCGAGCTGCAGACAGCTTTGCAAATGGTTCCTCCTG GCGAGTCTCCTTCTTCCTCTGCCTCTGATGTTGATAATTTAAATCATCCTACAACAGCAGACAAAGTTGCTTTTCCCAAAGGTCTTAGCTCTCCCCAGGTTGCTGGAAATCATGTTATTTCTGCTCGAAACCGTCCTAACTTTGTGCGGTTGCTCAACTTT GCGCAGGATGTAAATCATGCAATGGAAGCTTCAAGGAAATCACGAAGTACTTTTGCAGCTGCCAATTTTAGTTCAGGAGGGGCTGAAAGTGGGGAAGCTATAACTTCTGTAAAGAAGGCTCTTGATTATAACTTCCAAGATGTGGAGGGAGTGCTTCGTTTGGTACGAGTGGCAATGGAAGCCCTTAACCATTAA